A part of Ziziphus jujuba cultivar Dongzao chromosome 8, ASM3175591v1 genomic DNA contains:
- the LOC107404196 gene encoding U-box domain-containing protein 11, which yields MNMMDTEVKRRTIRTLVGKLSSVSEQTRAAALSELRLITKQDDQSRPLIAEAGAIPYLAETLYSSSHADQENAAATLLNLSITSRHSLVSTRGLLDAISHALRNHRSSTSPAAVQSSAATLHSLLVADELRPIVGSKRDIIYSLIDIIKTPNSPPRSIKDALKALFGIALYPLNRSSLIELGAVPPLFSLVVKDGRVGIVEDATAVVAQIAGCEESEEAFLKAKGVGVMADLLDPSTGSSLRTKENAVSGLLNLGRCGGEKVGKEVREMGLKVVDGIVDVAENGSSKGKGKAVALLKMIDCSSDLLIDYNSGFDSLNRSS from the coding sequence ATGAACATGATGGACACGGAGGTTAAGCGCCGTACGATCCGTACACTTGTCGGAAAACTGAGCTCCGTCTCAGAACAAACCCGAGCCGCGGCGCTCAGCGAGCTGCGACTAATCACCAAGCAAGACGACCAAAGCCGACCACTCATAGCCGAAGCCGGTGCCATCCCTTACCTCGCCGAAACCCTCTACTCTTCTTCCCACGCCGACCAAGAGAACGCTGCCGCCACCCTCCTCAACCTCTCCATCACCAGCCGCCACTCCCTCGTCTCCACTCGCGGACTCCTTGACGCCATCTCCCACGCGCTCCGTAACCACCGCAGCTCCACCTCCCCTGCCGCAGTCCAATCCTCCGCCGCCACCCTCCACAGCCTCCTCGTCGCCGATGAGCTCCGGCCCATTGTCGGATCTAAGCGAGACATCATCTACTCCCTCATCGACATAATCAAAACCCCCAATTCGCCTCCAAGATCGATCAAGGACGCTCTCAAAGCCCTCTTCGGAATCGCTCTCTACCCTCTGAATCGGAGCTCGCTGATCGAGCTCGGAGCTGTTCCGCCGCTGTTCTCGCTCGTTGTGAAGGATGGCAGGGTCGGGATCGTTGAGGATGCGACGGCGGTGGTGGCTCAGATCGCAGGGTGCGAGGAGAGCGAGGAGGCGTTCTTGAAGGCTAAAGGTGTTGGGGTTATGGCGGATTTGCTGGACCCTTCGACGGGTTCGAGCTTGAGGACGAAGGAGAATGCGGTTTCTGGGCTTCTGAATTTGGGGAGGTGTGGAGGAGAGAAGGTTGGGAAGGAGGTGAGAGAGATGGGTTTGAAAGTTGTGGATGGGATTGTGGACGTTGCTGAGAATGGTAGTTCCAAAGGGAAAGGAAAGGCTGTGGCTTTGTTGAAGATGATTGATTGTAGTAGTGATTTGCTAATCGATTATAATTCCGGGTTTGATTCACTAAACCGATCTTCTTGA